From a single Microbacterium murale genomic region:
- the mobA gene encoding molybdenum cofactor guanylyltransferase encodes MNEPAAAALVLAGGRSARLNRVEKASVEKASVEIDGIPLIDHVYAAVRGCAPIIAVGPGHIGRPGVRVVREQPPFGGPAAATAAAIVALEGSGAMEAWLLACDLPRARELVERLSEVPIPDDADAVVSADAEGRVQWLAGRYRVSALQRAVAQHPHATGSSMREFLAGVRLHTVDDGGTALDLDTWAAIEEYRSTRKDNHV; translated from the coding sequence ATGAACGAGCCCGCTGCGGCAGCGCTCGTTCTGGCTGGCGGGCGGTCTGCTCGACTGAACCGGGTCGAGAAGGCGTCGGTCGAGAAGGCGTCGGTCGAGATCGACGGCATCCCGCTGATCGATCACGTCTACGCAGCAGTTCGAGGGTGCGCGCCGATCATCGCCGTCGGCCCGGGCCATATCGGCCGTCCTGGTGTTCGCGTCGTGCGCGAACAGCCTCCTTTCGGAGGGCCGGCGGCAGCCACCGCCGCCGCCATCGTGGCGCTCGAGGGGTCAGGAGCGATGGAGGCGTGGCTGCTCGCATGCGATCTCCCCCGCGCGCGCGAGCTCGTGGAGCGCCTGTCCGAAGTGCCGATTCCCGACGACGCCGATGCGGTCGTCTCCGCGGACGCGGAGGGTCGGGTGCAGTGGCTCGCCGGGCGTTATCGGGTATCCGCTCTGCAGCGCGCCGTTGCGCAGCATCCGCACGCGACGGGATCCTCGATGCGCGAGTTCCTCGCCGGTGTCCGCCTCCACACCGTCGATGACGGCGGCACTGCCCTTGATCTTGATACCTGGGCTGCCATCGAGGAGTATCGAAGCACGCGAAAGGACAATCATGTCTGA
- a CDS encoding MFS transporter, giving the protein MTSHTPPTSETARSAREVFTAISGLIVGMFVAVLSGTIVSTSLPVIIADLGGTQSQYTWVITASLLATAVSTPIWGKLADLMDRKILVQLSLILFTVGTVIAGFSTDTNMLIAVRVIQGIGVGGLMSLVMIAVALIISPRERGKYMGVVGGIMALGTIGGPLLGGLITDTLGWRANFFVGVPFAIVALILLQFTLHLPKPQRGVKVSIDYFGIVLLAVGVSTLLIWVSMGGSQFEWDSSTSVMLAVIAGVTILGFIAVEFFVKEPIVPMSLFRNRTFTLSVIASIAIGVSMFATSVFLAQYFQLARGATPTESGLMTIPMIIGQMGASIIIGQLVSRFGKWKGWMITGSVLATIGVTFMATLRYDTPFPLVAIYMFVLGAGLGMVMQNLTLIVQNDTPPTQLGAASSNVNFFRTIAGTIGVTIMGSVLSTSVGTYISGGLKGFTPTTPDEIDALKHLASGDVPNMSEMPEAIRTIVESAYGHGIAEAFILAIPLAVLSIIAIAFIKNKPLSTKNAAELLRDQAEESAIEVAEAEVGATTSTGTIRISGAESASPSTGSVTVLEREDRENGR; this is encoded by the coding sequence TTGACATCCCACACTCCACCCACCTCGGAGACCGCACGCTCCGCGCGCGAGGTCTTCACCGCGATCTCCGGCCTCATCGTCGGCATGTTCGTGGCCGTGCTCTCCGGCACCATCGTGTCGACGTCCTTGCCGGTCATCATCGCCGACCTCGGCGGAACACAGTCCCAGTACACCTGGGTCATCACTGCGAGCCTGCTGGCGACCGCGGTCTCCACTCCCATCTGGGGCAAGCTCGCCGACCTGATGGATCGCAAGATCCTCGTCCAGCTCTCGCTCATCCTCTTCACCGTCGGCACGGTGATCGCCGGGTTCTCGACCGACACCAACATGCTCATCGCGGTGCGTGTCATCCAGGGCATCGGCGTAGGCGGCCTGATGTCGCTCGTGATGATCGCCGTCGCCCTCATCATCTCGCCGCGTGAGCGAGGCAAGTACATGGGCGTCGTGGGCGGCATCATGGCGCTCGGCACGATCGGTGGTCCGCTCCTGGGCGGTCTCATCACCGACACGCTGGGTTGGCGAGCCAACTTCTTCGTCGGCGTCCCCTTCGCGATCGTGGCGCTGATCCTTCTGCAGTTCACGCTGCACCTGCCCAAACCTCAGCGCGGCGTCAAGGTGTCGATCGACTACTTCGGCATCGTCCTGCTCGCCGTCGGTGTCTCGACGCTACTCATCTGGGTGTCGATGGGTGGCAGCCAGTTCGAATGGGATTCGTCGACGAGCGTGATGCTCGCCGTCATCGCCGGCGTCACCATCCTCGGCTTCATCGCTGTCGAGTTCTTCGTGAAAGAACCGATCGTGCCGATGTCGCTGTTCCGCAACCGCACGTTCACGCTGTCGGTCATCGCTTCGATCGCCATCGGGGTCTCGATGTTCGCGACATCCGTCTTCCTGGCGCAGTACTTCCAGTTGGCACGTGGCGCGACGCCGACCGAGTCGGGCCTCATGACGATCCCGATGATCATCGGCCAGATGGGCGCTTCGATCATCATCGGTCAGCTCGTGAGCCGGTTCGGCAAGTGGAAGGGCTGGATGATCACGGGTTCCGTGCTCGCGACCATCGGCGTCACCTTCATGGCGACCCTGCGCTACGACACGCCGTTCCCGCTCGTCGCGATCTACATGTTCGTGCTCGGCGCAGGTCTCGGCATGGTCATGCAGAACCTCACGTTGATCGTGCAGAACGACACGCCTCCCACGCAGCTGGGTGCCGCCTCGTCGAACGTCAACTTCTTCCGCACGATCGCCGGCACCATCGGCGTCACGATCATGGGCTCCGTACTGTCGACCAGCGTCGGCACGTACATCTCCGGCGGTCTGAAGGGCTTCACCCCGACGACGCCTGACGAGATCGATGCTCTGAAGCACCTCGCGTCGGGCGACGTCCCGAACATGTCCGAGATGCCGGAGGCGATCCGCACCATCGTCGAGTCCGCATACGGTCACGGCATCGCAGAAGCCTTCATCCTCGCGATCCCGCTCGCCGTGCTGTCGATCATCGCGATCGCGTTCATCAAGAACAAGCCGCTGTCGACGAAGAACGCCGCCGAGCTGCTGCGCGATCAGGCTGAGGAATCGGCGATCGAGGTCGCCGAGGCCGAAGTGGGCGCGACGACGTCGACCGGCACCATCCGTATCAGCGGCGCGGAATCCGCCTCTCCATCGACGGGGTCCGTCACCGTGCTGGAGCGCGAAGATCGCGAGAACGGGCGCTGA
- a CDS encoding MarR family winged helix-turn-helix transcriptional regulator: MSASPPEPVSSGAAASVPEAAGGAIEGSELDQAVSRVEHELGRLFARIRVSWREAAVTVHPDLQPLGYQVLTSIATGKATSAGAIIERLQTDKSAVSRQVRQLEELGLVESVPDPDDRRARLLVATELAQERVSIARARYEGRIGERLRTWSAADLEHFVELLGALGR; the protein is encoded by the coding sequence ATGAGTGCGTCGCCCCCTGAACCCGTGTCCTCCGGCGCCGCGGCATCTGTTCCTGAGGCTGCGGGGGGAGCGATCGAGGGCAGCGAACTCGACCAGGCCGTCTCGAGGGTCGAGCATGAGCTCGGCCGGCTGTTCGCACGTATCAGGGTGAGTTGGCGCGAGGCGGCCGTGACGGTGCATCCTGACCTGCAGCCGCTCGGTTACCAGGTGCTGACCTCGATCGCGACGGGGAAGGCGACGTCTGCCGGTGCGATCATCGAGAGGTTGCAGACCGACAAGTCCGCCGTGAGTCGCCAGGTGCGCCAACTGGAGGAGTTGGGACTCGTGGAGAGCGTCCCCGACCCTGACGACCGGCGTGCGCGCCTGCTGGTCGCGACGGAGCTCGCGCAGGAGCGCGTCTCCATCGCTCGTGCTCGCTACGAGGGGCGCATCGGGGAACGCCTGCGCACCTGGTCGGCTGCTGATCTCGAACACTTCGTGGAGCTGCTCGGCGCGCTGGGTCGGTGA
- the fdhA gene encoding formaldehyde dehydrogenase, glutathione-independent — translation MSGNRAVAYEGPGVVKVIDTDYPDFELHDGPGVNPANVGRKIPHGVILRTVATNICGSDQHMVRGRTTAPEGLVLGHEITGEVVEAGPDVEFIKVGDIVSVPFNISCGRCRNCKEGKTGICLNVNPDRPGSAYGYVDMGGWVGGQAEYVLVPYADWNLLRFPDRDQALEKILDLTMLSDIFPTGFHGAVTAGVGVGSTVYIAGAGPVGLAAAVGAQLLGAAVVVVGDMNEDRLAQARSFGCETINVGEGSVPDQLDQLLGVPEVDAAVDAVGFEARSEGHGAKAKEAPATVLNSLMDVTGAGGAIGIPGLYVTGDPGAVDDAAKVGSLSISLGTGWAKSLSFTTGQCPVMKYNRQLMMAILHDKAPIAAAVNAKAITLDEAPQGYAEFDAGAATKYVLNPNGYIKE, via the coding sequence ATGTCTGGAAACAGAGCGGTCGCCTACGAGGGGCCCGGCGTCGTGAAGGTGATCGACACCGATTACCCCGACTTCGAGCTTCACGACGGACCGGGGGTGAATCCCGCGAACGTCGGCCGTAAGATCCCGCACGGCGTCATCCTCCGTACTGTCGCGACCAACATCTGCGGGTCTGATCAGCACATGGTGCGCGGACGCACGACCGCCCCCGAAGGGCTCGTGCTCGGCCATGAGATCACCGGCGAAGTCGTCGAGGCGGGCCCGGATGTCGAGTTCATCAAAGTCGGCGACATCGTCTCTGTGCCCTTCAACATCTCGTGCGGCCGCTGCCGCAACTGCAAGGAGGGCAAGACCGGGATCTGCCTGAACGTGAATCCCGATCGGCCGGGCAGCGCCTACGGCTACGTCGACATGGGCGGGTGGGTCGGAGGTCAGGCGGAGTACGTGCTCGTGCCTTACGCCGATTGGAACCTGCTGAGGTTCCCCGACCGTGATCAGGCGCTCGAGAAGATCCTCGACCTGACGATGCTGTCCGACATCTTCCCGACCGGATTCCACGGTGCCGTCACGGCCGGAGTGGGCGTGGGTTCCACGGTCTATATCGCCGGCGCCGGGCCAGTCGGCCTCGCGGCAGCGGTCGGCGCGCAGCTGCTCGGGGCTGCCGTCGTCGTCGTCGGCGACATGAACGAGGATCGCCTCGCACAGGCGCGCAGCTTCGGCTGCGAAACCATCAATGTCGGAGAGGGTTCGGTGCCCGACCAACTCGATCAGCTTCTGGGCGTGCCGGAGGTGGATGCTGCGGTCGATGCCGTCGGCTTCGAAGCGCGCAGCGAGGGCCACGGCGCGAAGGCGAAGGAGGCCCCGGCAACCGTGCTCAACTCGCTCATGGATGTGACCGGAGCGGGTGGCGCCATCGGCATCCCCGGTCTTTACGTGACGGGAGATCCCGGCGCGGTCGACGATGCAGCCAAGGTCGGATCGCTCTCGATCAGTCTTGGCACCGGCTGGGCGAAGTCGCTGTCGTTCACCACCGGACAGTGCCCGGTCATGAAGTACAACCGGCAGCTCATGATGGCGATCCTGCACGACAAGGCGCCGATCGCCGCTGCGGTCAATGCCAAGGCGATCACGCTGGATGAGGCGCCTCAGGGCTACGCAGAGTTCGATGCGGGCGCCGCAACGAAGTACGTCCTGAACCCCAACGGATACATCAAGGAGTAG
- a CDS encoding MarR family winged helix-turn-helix transcriptional regulator: MAAGDTAVLTDVDDALAEFQGHLNLIFARARSLWKESAARINPELQPSGYKLLAFIARAGSANAHQLAESFEMDKSVVSRQVRMLEDLGLLESRPDDTDGRQRVLTATPTACDMLAELRGDHANRLRETLATLTPEEIQAASKVFRLLAEV, encoded by the coding sequence ATGGCTGCCGGCGACACTGCGGTGCTGACTGACGTCGACGACGCGCTCGCGGAGTTTCAGGGGCACCTGAACCTGATATTCGCTAGGGCTCGATCGCTCTGGAAGGAATCAGCAGCGCGGATAAACCCCGAGCTGCAACCATCCGGATACAAGTTGCTGGCGTTCATCGCACGTGCGGGCAGCGCCAACGCGCATCAACTGGCCGAGAGCTTCGAGATGGACAAGTCGGTCGTCAGCCGTCAGGTGCGGATGCTGGAGGACCTCGGCCTTCTGGAATCGCGTCCTGACGACACCGACGGGCGGCAGCGAGTGCTCACGGCCACCCCGACGGCGTGCGACATGCTCGCAGAGTTGAGGGGCGACCACGCGAACCGGCTGCGGGAGACGCTCGCCACGCTGACGCCGGAGGAGATCCAGGCGGCGTCGAAGGTGTTCCGCCTTCTCGCCGAGGTCTGA
- a CDS encoding helix-turn-helix transcriptional regulator — protein sequence MDSEEASPGSRRLLVDLDRTVADQADRHALELESLLAILRSPRLDDKSARSSAIDTAASALVRLRTEADEQRSSILEPVVGAFARLRSDLRPLERFGSLEIQFVEPPATGRALPSEVAHAARAIVRNTILGLVDGGDVHRVRVQWDCDGLNLLVSIRDDGPGDLTVHDETLRPIAERVTSLDGVLRVDATPGWGSSVDVRLPLDPRSDTKPLADGASLTTREHDVLRLVTAGERNQAIAVQLGISANTVKFHVSNLLRKVGASTRAELTALALAR from the coding sequence ATGGACAGCGAAGAGGCTTCCCCCGGCTCACGTCGGCTGCTGGTGGATCTCGATCGGACCGTCGCGGATCAGGCGGATCGCCACGCGCTGGAGCTCGAGTCGCTACTGGCGATCCTGCGCTCGCCGCGGCTTGATGACAAGTCAGCGCGGTCATCCGCGATAGACACCGCGGCGTCAGCGCTGGTGCGGTTGCGGACCGAGGCCGACGAACAGCGAAGCTCGATACTCGAACCGGTCGTCGGAGCGTTCGCTCGATTGCGAAGCGACCTGCGACCCCTGGAGCGTTTCGGTTCACTCGAGATCCAGTTCGTCGAGCCGCCGGCCACAGGACGCGCATTGCCCAGCGAGGTCGCCCACGCCGCGCGGGCGATCGTCCGCAACACCATCCTCGGGCTGGTCGACGGGGGCGATGTGCACCGTGTTCGGGTGCAGTGGGACTGCGACGGGCTGAACCTTCTGGTCAGCATCCGGGACGACGGGCCTGGCGATCTGACCGTGCACGATGAGACGCTTCGGCCGATCGCCGAGCGAGTCACATCGTTGGATGGCGTTCTGCGCGTCGACGCCACCCCGGGGTGGGGGTCCTCCGTCGATGTGCGTCTCCCGCTGGATCCCCGTTCTGACACCAAGCCGCTCGCCGACGGTGCATCCCTCACGACGCGCGAGCACGATGTGCTGCGCCTCGTCACCGCTGGGGAGCGCAACCAGGCGATCGCCGTCCAACTCGGGATCAGCGCGAACACCGTCAAGTTCCACGTGTCGAACCTGCTGCGGAAAGTCGGCGCCAGCACGAGAGCCGAGCTGACAGCGCTCGCGCTGGCCCGCTAG
- a CDS encoding YciI family protein, which produces MTQYFLTVPHDSATEPTMESMQEFDPAELAAVMAAVDEFNTVLKDSGALVFAGGLYPPSTAKTVDVSSGQTQVLDEPFVEAASYVGGFWVIEAADADAAVEWAIKASNALQCRIEVRALQEEPEA; this is translated from the coding sequence ATGACTCAGTACTTCTTGACCGTGCCGCACGACTCGGCGACCGAACCGACGATGGAGTCGATGCAGGAGTTCGACCCGGCGGAGCTCGCCGCTGTCATGGCGGCAGTCGATGAGTTCAACACCGTGCTGAAAGACTCCGGTGCTCTGGTCTTTGCCGGCGGCCTGTACCCGCCTTCGACCGCGAAGACCGTCGATGTCTCCTCTGGTCAGACGCAGGTGCTGGACGAGCCGTTCGTGGAAGCGGCGTCTTACGTGGGTGGCTTCTGGGTGATCGAAGCCGCTGATGCCGACGCCGCCGTCGAATGGGCGATCAAGGCATCGAACGCGCTGCAGTGCCGCATCGAGGTGCGTGCGTTGCAGGAGGAACCGGAGGCGTAG
- a CDS encoding SDR family oxidoreductase translates to MGSRARIYVVTGADSGLGKAVAERLAARGEVITCGMGGSVDVQADLTAPSGRAHLLDEVRARGDGRLDGLVAAAGMGSARAETIALNYFGTIAVLEGLRESLAASEAPSAVVVSSSSTLNRGSRALLRACIRGDEAKALATAHRLVRTGRGSQIYRSSKIALNHWVRAASVAPEWAGRGVVLNAVAPGIIATDIVMRTWERDRALLEIALPQPLGIPGPVGPVADLLVHLASPENRFMTGQIIYCDGGTDALTRGSRPQGRYLRYRPREIVSMLRESRRQQTS, encoded by the coding sequence ATGGGATCCAGAGCGCGGATTTACGTCGTCACCGGTGCAGACTCCGGTCTCGGCAAGGCGGTGGCCGAGCGGCTCGCCGCTCGAGGCGAGGTGATCACCTGCGGGATGGGCGGCTCGGTCGATGTGCAGGCCGACCTGACCGCACCCTCCGGGCGGGCTCATCTGCTCGATGAGGTCCGTGCGCGCGGCGACGGCAGATTGGATGGTCTGGTCGCCGCTGCGGGAATGGGATCCGCCCGAGCGGAGACGATCGCGCTCAACTACTTCGGGACGATTGCAGTTCTGGAAGGGCTTCGCGAGTCACTCGCCGCCTCGGAGGCCCCTTCCGCGGTCGTCGTGTCATCGTCCTCGACACTCAACCGCGGCAGCCGCGCTCTCCTGCGCGCCTGCATTCGCGGGGATGAGGCGAAAGCTCTCGCCACGGCGCACCGTCTCGTGCGCACCGGACGCGGCAGTCAGATCTATCGCTCGAGCAAGATCGCTCTCAATCACTGGGTCCGAGCCGCATCCGTGGCCCCTGAGTGGGCCGGCCGAGGAGTCGTCCTCAATGCAGTGGCACCGGGCATCATCGCCACCGACATCGTCATGCGCACCTGGGAGCGCGACCGCGCTCTGCTGGAAATCGCGCTGCCGCAACCCCTCGGCATTCCGGGCCCGGTCGGGCCCGTCGCCGATCTGCTCGTGCACCTGGCCTCGCCCGAGAACCGGTTCATGACGGGACAGATCATCTACTGCGACGGCGGAACAGACGCGCTCACGCGCGGATCACGACCGCAGGGGCGGTATCTGCGCTATCGCCCCCGCGAGATCGTGTCGATGCTGCGCGAATCACGACGTCAGCAGACCAGCTGA
- a CDS encoding GlcG/HbpS family heme-binding protein, whose protein sequence is MTSVNLEDARRVIAAAEKKATELGQPMNIAVVDSGGNLVAHVRQDGAWIGSVNISINKAWTSKAFDISTKDLGDNSQPTQQFFGIQNTNGGKVAIFAGGIPLVRDGAVVGAVGVSGGSGEQDHSVAEAGAAAL, encoded by the coding sequence ATGACCAGTGTCAACCTCGAAGACGCACGTCGCGTCATCGCCGCAGCCGAGAAGAAGGCCACGGAGCTCGGCCAGCCCATGAACATCGCCGTCGTCGATTCCGGCGGCAACCTCGTCGCGCACGTGCGACAGGACGGCGCATGGATCGGCAGCGTCAACATCTCCATCAACAAGGCCTGGACCTCGAAGGCCTTCGACATCTCGACGAAAGACCTCGGCGACAACTCCCAGCCGACCCAGCAGTTCTTCGGCATCCAGAACACGAACGGCGGCAAGGTCGCGATCTTCGCCGGCGGCATCCCGCTGGTGCGTGACGGCGCGGTCGTTGGCGCAGTGGGCGTCAGCGGCGGCTCCGGCGAGCAGGATCATTCGGTCGCAGAAGCGGGAGCGGCGGCGCTCTGA
- a CDS encoding VCBS repeat domain-containing M23 family metallopeptidase yields MKRTSRWRLARVAMLAAVAVLVGTIVPALAPVTPVSAATDGQMVYPASGTIQSKVGDGCRSDYRKHDGIDISGQGGTPILAAYDGVVRTRAWSNGYGNYVDVEHAGGYMTRYAHMIAPGTVAPGTQVVRGQQIGIVGSTGNSTGAHLHFEVWRNGSVFSEINQGFVCLSTVTRGGTIPLVFPGLSTAPPAPALTGDYNGDGKADLLAIAADSDLQFLAGNGAGGFSKGSVITSAWGIHRHLTHTDLNGDGRADMLVARSDGVLEYYAGNATGGFGAYSTPGTGWYGMLHVTSGADYTGDGHQDVLGTSAAGALTIYRGNGAGALPGPYTVVGNGWNTVKFMAGGDFNGDRLGDIMAVANDGTLYFYAGLGSRFDTRVAVSSGWGAMTAFTGGVDYNGDKIPDLIARTSSGELYLYPGDGTGRVKTRILIGSGWGGYLQIE; encoded by the coding sequence ATGAAGCGAACGTCACGTTGGCGTCTGGCGCGTGTCGCCATGCTGGCCGCGGTGGCAGTGCTCGTCGGAACGATCGTGCCCGCGCTCGCGCCCGTGACCCCGGTATCGGCAGCGACGGACGGCCAGATGGTCTACCCGGCATCGGGCACCATCCAGTCCAAAGTGGGCGACGGATGCCGATCGGACTACCGTAAGCATGACGGCATCGATATCTCCGGCCAGGGCGGCACCCCCATCCTCGCCGCATATGACGGCGTCGTCAGGACCCGCGCGTGGAGCAACGGATACGGCAATTACGTAGATGTGGAACACGCCGGCGGATATATGACGCGGTACGCCCACATGATCGCACCCGGCACCGTCGCGCCGGGAACGCAGGTCGTCCGCGGCCAGCAGATCGGCATCGTCGGCAGCACCGGCAACTCGACGGGCGCGCATCTGCACTTCGAGGTGTGGCGGAACGGATCCGTGTTCTCCGAGATCAACCAGGGCTTCGTCTGCCTGTCGACCGTCACACGAGGCGGAACGATTCCGCTGGTCTTCCCCGGGCTCAGCACGGCCCCGCCCGCGCCGGCGCTGACTGGCGATTACAACGGCGACGGGAAGGCCGACCTCCTGGCGATCGCCGCGGACAGCGATCTTCAGTTCCTCGCGGGCAACGGCGCCGGCGGGTTCTCCAAGGGGTCGGTCATCACGAGTGCATGGGGAATCCACCGGCACCTGACCCACACAGACCTCAACGGCGACGGCAGAGCCGACATGCTGGTCGCCCGCAGCGACGGAGTGCTCGAGTACTACGCGGGGAACGCCACAGGTGGTTTCGGTGCATACAGCACGCCCGGCACCGGATGGTACGGGATGCTGCATGTGACTTCAGGTGCTGATTACACGGGCGACGGCCACCAGGACGTACTCGGCACCTCAGCGGCCGGCGCTCTCACGATCTATCGCGGAAACGGCGCCGGCGCACTCCCCGGACCGTACACGGTCGTCGGGAACGGGTGGAACACCGTCAAGTTCATGGCCGGCGGCGACTTCAACGGCGATCGCCTCGGTGACATCATGGCCGTCGCGAACGATGGCACTCTCTACTTCTACGCCGGGCTCGGCAGTCGATTCGACACCAGAGTCGCGGTCAGCAGTGGTTGGGGCGCGATGACGGCTTTCACCGGGGGCGTCGACTACAACGGGGACAAGATCCCAGACCTGATCGCGCGCACCTCGTCGGGTGAGCTCTACCTGTATCCGGGTGATGGGACGGGCCGGGTCAAGACCCGGATCCTCATCGGCTCGGGGTGGGGCGGGTATCTCCAGATCGAGTGA
- a CDS encoding molybdopterin molybdotransferase MoeA, producing MITIEEHLAGILQATHRLPSVPCGLADAQGLVLAANVTSRWPVPLFDNSAMDGYAVRSEDATAGAILTVVADVAAGSDEDPAIGPGEAVRIMTGAAIPSDADAVVPLEQTDLGTAIRAEAPERITVLVAPAPGAHIRRRGQDASAGAVSVASGARLGPWQLSAIASAGIEQVTVHRAPRVAIISTGSELIAPSGTPRRGQIPESNSVLLSAAVREAGAIITSAATVADDPPALRRALDATDADVVILSGGASVGAFDVVKAVLGEERGVRFSQVAMQPGKPQGFGVLDEGMLAFCLPGNPVSVAASFEVFVRPALRQMAGFAVIDRPRVIRTAGAAWTSPKGRVQILPAVFDDEIVRPATSGGSGSHLVTSLAAATAFAVIPAETVRVEEGEPVTVMVLA from the coding sequence ATGATCACTATCGAAGAGCATCTCGCGGGCATCCTCCAGGCAACCCATCGCCTGCCGTCGGTGCCCTGCGGCCTGGCTGACGCGCAGGGCCTGGTGCTCGCCGCGAATGTGACCAGTCGCTGGCCCGTCCCCCTCTTCGACAACTCCGCGATGGACGGCTACGCCGTTCGCAGTGAGGATGCCACCGCCGGCGCCATCCTCACGGTCGTCGCCGACGTGGCAGCGGGGTCCGACGAAGATCCCGCCATCGGCCCCGGAGAGGCGGTGCGCATCATGACGGGTGCCGCCATTCCCTCGGATGCGGATGCCGTCGTGCCATTGGAGCAGACGGATCTCGGCACAGCAATCCGTGCCGAGGCGCCCGAGCGGATCACCGTGCTCGTCGCACCAGCGCCCGGCGCGCATATTCGCCGCCGCGGCCAGGACGCCTCTGCCGGTGCGGTGTCCGTCGCATCCGGAGCACGCCTGGGTCCGTGGCAGCTGTCCGCCATCGCCTCGGCCGGAATCGAGCAGGTCACGGTGCATCGCGCGCCTCGGGTCGCGATCATCTCGACGGGGAGCGAGCTCATCGCCCCCTCCGGCACGCCGCGAAGAGGGCAGATCCCGGAATCGAATTCCGTTCTGCTGAGCGCAGCCGTGCGCGAGGCCGGCGCGATCATCACGAGTGCCGCAACCGTCGCGGATGATCCGCCTGCCCTCCGGCGTGCGCTGGATGCGACGGACGCCGATGTCGTGATCCTGTCGGGTGGGGCGAGCGTCGGCGCATTCGATGTGGTCAAGGCGGTACTCGGCGAAGAGCGCGGGGTGCGCTTCAGTCAGGTCGCGATGCAGCCGGGGAAGCCTCAGGGCTTCGGCGTGCTCGACGAGGGAATGCTCGCGTTCTGTCTTCCAGGAAACCCCGTGAGCGTCGCCGCATCCTTCGAAGTCTTCGTACGGCCGGCGCTCCGGCAGATGGCCGGCTTCGCCGTGATCGACCGCCCTCGGGTGATCCGCACAGCCGGCGCGGCGTGGACCAGCCCGAAGGGGAGAGTGCAGATCCTGCCCGCGGTGTTCGACGACGAGATCGTCCGGCCGGCCACGAGTGGCGGGAGCGGCTCGCATCTGGTGACGTCCCTCGCCGCCGCCACCGCGTTCGCCGTCATTCCCGCAGAGACCGTGCGGGTGGAAGAAGGCGAGCCGGTGACGGTGATGGTCCTGGCATGA
- a CDS encoding DUF6457 domain-containing protein, which yields MSDAPEDLDAWVVTLADTLGLGADEHPIGLLLDLTRDAAHGVTRPAGPLTTYLVGLAVAQGMTVEDAAARTRATIAEWKTEPSEPA from the coding sequence ATGTCTGATGCCCCCGAAGACCTCGATGCCTGGGTCGTCACTCTCGCCGATACTCTCGGACTCGGCGCCGACGAGCATCCGATCGGCCTCCTGCTGGACCTGACGCGCGATGCGGCCCACGGCGTCACGCGACCGGCGGGCCCGCTGACGACGTATCTCGTGGGGCTCGCCGTCGCGCAGGGCATGACGGTCGAGGATGCCGCCGCCCGCACCCGCGCAACGATCGCCGAGTGGAAGACCGAGCCGTCGGAACCTGCCTGA
- a CDS encoding TetR/AcrR family transcriptional regulator, with protein sequence MSPNIANGHEARRRRTRRALLDSALHLFESQGYSETTVAEIVHRAGVSERTFYVHFPAKEDLLFSHVQDFAELAWRVAHEADSPRPVDRVHAAVQAMIDAACRGDVARLARIRVNAALGGEIPRSLAAQLMNLARGLATRIAAETDTPVETVAPMVGAAIGAVEGAGLMRFSDVETGGSRHEEMSRALNAALHGFRPQSTVDP encoded by the coding sequence ATGTCACCGAACATCGCGAACGGGCATGAGGCGCGTCGTCGGCGCACACGCCGGGCGCTTCTGGACAGCGCACTGCACCTGTTCGAATCCCAGGGCTACTCCGAGACGACGGTTGCCGAGATCGTGCATCGCGCGGGAGTATCGGAGCGCACCTTCTACGTGCATTTCCCCGCGAAGGAAGATCTGCTCTTCTCTCACGTGCAGGATTTTGCGGAGCTGGCATGGCGCGTAGCCCACGAGGCTGACTCACCGCGACCCGTCGACAGGGTCCACGCTGCTGTCCAGGCCATGATCGACGCAGCGTGCCGTGGTGACGTCGCGCGGCTCGCTCGCATTCGTGTGAATGCGGCGCTGGGTGGAGAGATTCCACGATCGCTCGCTGCGCAGCTGATGAACCTCGCGCGGGGACTCGCCACACGAATCGCTGCGGAGACTGATACTCCCGTTGAGACGGTCGCGCCGATGGTCGGCGCCGCGATCGGCGCCGTCGAAGGCGCAGGGTTGATGAGATTCAGCGATGTGGAGACTGGCGGGAGCAGGCACGAAGAGATGAGTCGAGCACTGAATGCTGCGCTGCACGGCTTCCGTCCGCAGAGCACCGTGGATCCTTGA